One stretch of Methanobrevibacter sp. DNA includes these proteins:
- the twy1 gene encoding 4-demethylwyosine synthase TYW1, which translates to MSFNKNQIEKLEKSGYRFVGTHGHAAVKTCHWTRQSISDKGVCYKEKFYGIKSHRCLQMSPAVPNCQQECEFCWRDLTYTQTSWEDEEYDDPKTIIDEAIKAQNNLLCGFYGNDKANKKKLEEMKDPNNAAISLAGEPTLYPKIDELIGEFNRRDFTTFVVSNGQCVDRLRNLENDPYQLYLSLDAPSEKIFNEVCRPRINDAWSNLNESLETLSSFNSRTCIRNTCVKGKNMENPEGYAKLIKKADPDYVEVKAYMCVGSSRERLTLDNMPTFDEVKSFAKKIGNECGKEIVNESEISRVVLLE; encoded by the coding sequence ATGTCATTCAATAAAAACCAAATAGAAAAACTAGAAAAAAGCGGATACAGATTTGTTGGAACACACGGCCATGCGGCAGTTAAAACCTGTCACTGGACCCGTCAAAGTATTTCAGATAAAGGAGTTTGTTATAAAGAGAAATTCTATGGAATAAAATCCCACAGATGCCTTCAAATGTCACCGGCGGTTCCAAATTGCCAGCAGGAATGTGAATTCTGCTGGAGAGATTTAACCTACACCCAAACAAGCTGGGAAGATGAAGAGTATGATGATCCAAAAACCATCATTGACGAAGCAATAAAAGCACAGAACAATCTGTTATGCGGTTTTTACGGAAATGACAAGGCAAACAAAAAGAAACTTGAAGAGATGAAAGATCCGAACAACGCTGCAATATCCCTTGCAGGCGAACCGACACTATATCCCAAAATCGATGAGCTGATCGGTGAGTTCAACAGAAGGGATTTTACAACATTTGTGGTAAGCAACGGCCAATGTGTTGACAGATTAAGAAATCTGGAAAACGATCCGTACCAACTATACCTTTCCTTGGATGCACCTTCCGAGAAAATATTTAATGAAGTGTGCAGACCTAGAATAAACGATGCTTGGAGCAATCTAAACGAATCACTTGAAACATTATCAAGTTTCAACTCACGTACATGCATACGAAATACCTGCGTTAAGGGCAAAAATATGGAAAACCCAGAAGGCTATGCAAAACTGATAAAAAAAGCAGACCCTGATTACGTAGAAGTGAAAGCATATATGTGTGTCGGCTCATCACGTGAAAGACTGACCCTGGACAACATGCCGACATTTGATGAGGTTAAAAGTTTTGCTAAAAAAATAGGTAATGAATGCGGAAAAGAAATAGTTAATGAATCTGAAATCAGCCGTGTTGTCCTACTCGAATGA
- a CDS encoding 2-oxoacid:ferredoxin oxidoreductase subunit gamma, with protein sequence MRTEIRICGFGGQGVILAGIILGKSASLFDNKEAVQTQSYGPEARGGASKCEVVISDSEVDYPKVQNPDILVAMSNEALIKYIVDLKDEGTLIVDPGTTDVEDVREFIDEHNIKVYEAPATKTATDEIGLKIVANIVMVGAITKITEVISKQAAMKAIEASVPKGTEEKNISAFEAGYALVE encoded by the coding sequence ATGAGAACTGAAATAAGAATTTGTGGATTCGGTGGTCAGGGAGTAATTCTTGCAGGAATTATCTTAGGGAAATCTGCAAGTCTCTTTGATAATAAGGAAGCTGTTCAAACTCAATCTTACGGTCCTGAAGCTCGTGGTGGAGCTTCCAAATGTGAAGTTGTTATAAGTGATAGCGAAGTGGATTATCCGAAAGTCCAAAATCCTGATATTTTGGTTGCAATGTCAAATGAAGCATTAATCAAATATATTGTGGATTTAAAGGATGAAGGTACTTTAATAGTTGATCCTGGAACAACTGATGTGGAGGATGTTCGTGAGTTCATAGATGAACATAATATTAAAGTTTACGAAGCTCCAGCAACCAAAACAGCTACAGATGAAATCGGTCTTAAGATTGTAGCTAATATTGTTATGGTTGGAGCAATTACAAAAATTACTGAAGTAATATCCAAACAAGCAGCTATGAAAGCTATTGAAGCTAGTGTTCCTAAAGGAACAGAAGAGAAAAACATCAGTGCTTTTGAAGCAGGATATGCTTTGGTGGAATAA
- a CDS encoding 2-oxoacid:ferredoxin oxidoreductase subunit beta: MSEHKENRFLPYLREDRLPHIFCPGCGNGAIINAFLAAMEKAEMDFDNIAMVSGIGCSSRIPGYLKCDSLHTTHGRALSFATGLKTANKDLDVVVFTGDGDAASIGGNHLIHAARRNINLTVICINNNIYGMTGGQISPTSPKGSFGTTAPYGNQDTPFKLAELVAAAGATYSARWTTVQIENLVLSIKDGLENPGFSFIEVATQCPTYYGRKNKLKTPTAMAAVMKANTVFKSAADRMKAKELEGKIVVGEFANYTKDEFTANIDKISVEKSGKRTLINSAYESEL; the protein is encoded by the coding sequence ATGTCAGAACATAAAGAAAACAGATTTCTCCCATATTTAAGGGAAGACAGATTGCCTCATATTTTTTGTCCTGGTTGCGGTAACGGTGCAATAATCAATGCATTTTTAGCTGCAATGGAAAAGGCGGAAATGGATTTTGATAATATTGCAATGGTATCTGGAATCGGTTGTTCTTCAAGAATTCCTGGATATCTAAAATGCGATTCCCTGCACACTACACACGGAAGGGCATTAAGCTTTGCAACAGGTCTTAAAACAGCAAATAAAGATTTGGATGTTGTAGTATTTACTGGTGATGGTGACGCTGCATCTATTGGTGGTAATCATTTGATTCATGCTGCCAGAAGAAACATCAACTTAACTGTTATCTGTATCAATAATAATATTTATGGTATGACTGGTGGTCAAATCAGTCCAACTTCTCCTAAAGGCAGTTTCGGAACAACTGCACCATATGGTAATCAAGACACTCCATTCAAACTCGCAGAACTTGTTGCAGCTGCTGGTGCAACATACTCTGCAAGATGGACCACTGTACAAATTGAAAACCTCGTACTTTCCATTAAGGACGGATTGGAAAATCCTGGTTTTTCATTTATTGAAGTTGCAACCCAATGTCCAACTTACTATGGTCGTAAAAACAAACTCAAAACACCTACTGCAATGGCTGCTGTTATGAAAGCAAACACAGTATTCAAATCTGCTGCAGATAGGATGAAAGCAAAAGAATTGGAAGGTAAAATTGTTGTTGGTGAATTTGCAAATTATACAAAAGACGAGTTCACTGCAAACATTGATAAGATCAGTGTGGAAAAATCTGGTAAGAGGACTCTTATCAATTCTGCATACGAATCAGAATTATAG
- the sucC gene encoding ADP-forming succinate--CoA ligase subunit beta, whose translation MRFFENVAKQIFNSEGIPILEGHVAYSAEEAMTISSEMDVPVVIKAQVLTGGRGKAGGVKFADNPGEALKVADEILGMEIKGEKVKHLLIEEKAEIINEFFVTVSVDRGARRPVILASKDGGVEIENLAKTNPEKIIKYYPNPLLEFLPYEAREIARKMEVPSELISPMGDMIWKLYQVFTKYDADTAEINPLVLTPNGLIAADAKLVVENDSLYRHQDLVERMHYKKKAVDFVQLDGDIAVIGNGAGLTLTAMDMIKLNGGEPATFLDIGGGASEHIINQALNIVLNYDPVKVVFLNVLGGITKADDVARGVIKALEQAGRKVHIVIRLTGTNEEEGQRILEEAGIPYETSMEKAARKAVELCEELKAEGK comes from the coding sequence ATGAGATTTTTTGAAAATGTAGCAAAACAAATTTTTAACAGTGAAGGAATTCCAATTTTGGAAGGGCATGTTGCTTACTCTGCTGAAGAAGCAATGACAATATCTTCTGAAATGGATGTTCCTGTGGTTATTAAGGCACAAGTATTGACTGGGGGAAGAGGTAAAGCCGGTGGTGTTAAATTTGCTGACAACCCTGGTGAAGCACTAAAAGTTGCCGATGAAATTTTAGGTATGGAAATCAAAGGGGAAAAGGTAAAACACCTTTTAATCGAAGAAAAAGCTGAAATCATCAACGAATTCTTTGTAACAGTATCTGTTGACAGGGGCGCTAGAAGGCCTGTCATTTTAGCAAGTAAAGATGGTGGAGTCGAAATCGAAAACTTGGCTAAAACAAACCCTGAAAAAATTATCAAGTATTATCCAAATCCGTTGCTTGAATTCCTGCCATATGAGGCACGTGAAATCGCACGTAAAATGGAAGTTCCATCTGAATTGATTTCACCGATGGGAGACATGATTTGGAAATTGTATCAGGTATTCACCAAATATGATGCGGATACTGCTGAAATCAATCCGTTGGTATTGACTCCTAACGGATTAATCGCTGCTGATGCTAAACTGGTTGTTGAAAACGATTCATTATACAGACATCAGGATTTAGTTGAAAGAATGCACTACAAGAAAAAAGCAGTGGACTTTGTTCAATTGGATGGTGATATTGCTGTTATCGGTAACGGTGCAGGTTTAACATTGACTGCAATGGATATGATTAAGCTCAACGGTGGAGAACCGGCAACATTCCTTGATATTGGTGGTGGCGCTTCAGAACATATCATCAATCAGGCCTTAAACATTGTTTTAAATTATGATCCGGTTAAAGTAGTATTTTTAAACGTTTTAGGTGGAATCACTAAAGCTGATGATGTTGCACGTGGCGTAATCAAGGCTTTGGAACAGGCTGGACGCAAAGTGCATATTGTTATCAGATTGACCGGTACCAATGAGGAAGAAGGTCAAAGGATTTTGGAAGAAGCTGGCATTCCATATGAAACTTCAATGGAAAAGGCTGCTCGTAAAGCTGTTGAACTTTGTGAAGAATTAAAAGCTGAAGGAAAATAA